One part of the Solea solea chromosome 16, fSolSol10.1, whole genome shotgun sequence genome encodes these proteins:
- the csdc2b gene encoding cold shock domain-containing protein C2, translated as MTDPGLTSPSGTPLRSPSTSLTLSFPFLRERSRVWEEGKEQPLPRDLPSPLPTKRTRTYSATVRAHSGPVFKGVCKNFSRSQGHGFIRPIHGGEEIFVHVSDIDGEYVPVEGDEVTYKVCRVPPKNLKVQAVEVKITHLNPGTKHETWSGQIISS; from the exons ATGACGGACCCCGGTCTCACGTCTCCTTCTGGCACTCCACTGCGCTCCCCGAGCACCTCCCTCACCCTCTCCTTCCCCTTTCTGAGGGAGAGGAGCCGGGTGTGGGAGGAGGGAAAGGAGCAACCATTACCTCGGGATCTTCCCAGTCCACTGCCAACCAAACGCACCCGCACCTATTCAGC gACAGTCCGTGCTCACTCAGGTCCGGTGTTTAAGGGCGTGTGCAAGAATTTCTCAAGGTCACAAGGTCACGGCTTCATACGACCCATCCATGGTGGAGAAGAGATCTTTGTTCACGTGTCAGA CATCGATGGGGAGTATGTCCCAGTAGAGGGCGACGAGGTCACGTACAAAGTGTGCCGGGTCCCACCCAAGAACCTGAAGGTGCAGGCGGTGGAGGTGAAGATCACGCATCTCAACCCAGGCACAAAACACGAGACCTGGTCTGGGCAGATCATCAGCTCATAG